The Thermobispora bispora DSM 43833 genome window below encodes:
- a CDS encoding MFS transporter, with the protein MWRQPKAVWAVAFACVVAFMGIGLVDPILKPIAESLNATPSEVSLLFTSYMAVMGVAMLITGAVASRIGAKRTLLAGLAVIIAGAGLAGMSDTVLGIVGWRALWGLGNALFIATALATIVNAARGSVAQAIILYEAALGLGIAVGPLVGGVLGSISWRGPFFGVSTLMAVALLVTAWLLPPTPRSARATTLADPFRALRHRGLLGVAITALLYNFGFFALLAFTPFPLDMTAHQIGLIFFGWGVALAFTSVVAAPRLQARFGTLPVLLWNLIALAATLVVMALGTDVKAVLATCVVVAGLFIGINNTLITETVMTAAPVERGVASAAYSFVRFSGAALAPWLAGWLGEQVNVHLPYWVGAAAVLLGVGVLAATRRHLTGRTAAEQHEPVRSAG; encoded by the coding sequence ATGTGGCGTCAACCCAAGGCCGTGTGGGCCGTCGCCTTCGCCTGCGTGGTGGCGTTCATGGGCATCGGCCTGGTCGATCCGATCCTCAAGCCGATCGCCGAATCCCTGAACGCGACGCCGTCCGAGGTATCGCTGCTCTTCACCAGCTATATGGCGGTGATGGGAGTGGCCATGCTCATCACCGGCGCGGTGGCCAGCAGGATCGGGGCCAAGCGCACGCTGCTGGCCGGGCTGGCGGTCATCATCGCCGGCGCGGGGCTGGCCGGCATGTCCGACACCGTGCTGGGGATCGTCGGCTGGCGCGCCCTGTGGGGGCTCGGCAACGCGCTGTTCATCGCGACCGCGTTGGCCACCATCGTCAACGCGGCGCGCGGGTCGGTGGCGCAGGCGATCATCCTCTACGAGGCCGCACTCGGGCTGGGCATCGCGGTCGGCCCGCTGGTCGGCGGTGTGCTCGGCTCGATCTCGTGGCGAGGGCCCTTCTTCGGGGTCTCCACGCTGATGGCGGTGGCGCTGCTGGTGACCGCATGGCTGCTGCCGCCGACGCCGCGCTCCGCGCGGGCGACCACGCTGGCCGATCCGTTCCGGGCGCTGCGGCATCGCGGGTTGCTCGGTGTCGCGATCACCGCGCTGCTGTACAACTTCGGCTTCTTCGCCCTCTTGGCGTTCACCCCGTTCCCGCTCGACATGACCGCCCACCAGATCGGGCTGATCTTCTTCGGCTGGGGTGTCGCGTTGGCGTTCACCTCGGTGGTGGCCGCGCCCCGGCTGCAGGCCCGATTCGGCACGCTCCCGGTTCTCCTGTGGAACCTCATCGCGCTCGCCGCGACGTTGGTGGTGATGGCGCTGGGCACGGACGTCAAGGCGGTGCTGGCGACGTGCGTGGTGGTGGCCGGCTTGTTCATCGGGATCAACAACACGCTGATCACCGAGACCGTGATGACCGCGGCACCGGTCGAACGCGGGGTGGCCTCGGCCGCCTACAGTTTCGTGCGGTTCTCCGGTGCGGCCCTGGCGCCGTGGCTGGCGGGCTGGCTCGGCGAGCAGGTGAACGTGCACCTGCCGTACTGGGTCGGCGCCGCGGCGGTCCTCCTGGGCGTCGGTGTGCTGGCCGCCACCCGCCGCCACCTCACCGGCCGCACCGCCGCCGAGCAGCACGAACCGGTGAGGTCGGCGGGCTGA
- a CDS encoding MarR family winged helix-turn-helix transcriptional regulator yields the protein MSQSLGADLLAVVARLNRLATQRARLPLPYAQARLLSTIEDQGEARISDLAALDHCSQPTMTNQVRRLEEAGLVSRAVDPSDGRAVLIRITPKGAETLRQARVQRGAVIDPYLERLDPEERATLRAAVGILRRLLDEVSAPVTAR from the coding sequence ATGTCGCAGAGTCTCGGCGCTGACTTGCTGGCGGTGGTGGCCCGGCTCAACCGGCTCGCCACCCAGCGGGCCCGGCTGCCGCTGCCGTACGCCCAAGCCCGGTTGCTGTCGACGATCGAGGACCAGGGCGAGGCCCGGATCTCCGACCTGGCCGCGCTCGACCACTGTTCGCAGCCGACGATGACCAATCAGGTCCGCCGCCTGGAGGAGGCGGGCCTGGTATCCCGGGCCGTCGACCCGAGCGACGGGCGGGCGGTGCTCATCCGGATCACCCCCAAGGGCGCGGAGACGCTGAGACAGGCCAGAGTGCAGCGTGGCGCCGTGATCGACCCCTATCTGGAACGCCTCGACCCCGAGGAGCGCGCGACGCTCAGGGCCGCCGTCGGCATCTTGCGCCGGCTGCTCGACGAGGTGTCCGCGCCGGTCACGGCTCGCTGA
- a CDS encoding Eco57I restriction-modification methylase domain-containing protein, translated as MTNAYLAVDVHGGLLSHDVLSRIATADRELPGMRPEDYHLAASERLGDAASRRWDYLLGAYRAFRERLAKLPEGDAATTLTRERWLLVLLSELGFGRVPYNRGSLHAGGKDFPISHLWHNVPMHLLGWHTPLDKSVPGVSKRAPQAMLQEFLNLSDDHLWGVLSNGRRLRILRDSTSLVGSAYIEFDLEAIFDGELYSEFVLLYTLLHASRFELIAGDDSAPTCADCWLEKWRAYAQETGVRARDQLRNGVKEAMEELGSGFLRANPELREQLASGRLSRKDFHHELLRLVYQLIFIFVAEDRGALLDPAAPQEAKDRYTAYFSSRRLRRLAVRRAGDWHSDLWRSTAMVIAALGSDNGLPELALPGLGGLFFRVSDDRRGLTGEPRPDQLLRCTLPNNALLTAVRKMCTVRDKDGRPRDVDFQHLGAEELGSVYESLLELEPYADTNGTGPRFKLREKVSGNDRKTTGSYYTPAPLIEALLDSALDPVIDEHAKSGNPDDLLKITVCDPACGSGHFLVAAARRIAKRYAAMVTGESEPVPSAVREAMRKVVARCIYGVDINPLAAELAKVSLWIESLEPGKPLAFLDAHIKVGNSLLGVTPALLAQGIPDEAFQPIEGDDRKIVSAVRKQNAEERRGQQTLFDSGEWIGNKRLAEQALALAAMPASRIADVREQERRFREFQNSEELVRARRIADAWCAAFVWRKNADAPPAITTDALWRLQAGGTLPEPVEKELDRLVQRYRFFHWHLEFPEIFRVNGSAVDLNPDTGWAGGFTCVLGNPPWEKVKLSEKEFFASRDEAIATAGNKAAREKLIKALAESEDGRALYREFIDAKRQADGESHFVRRSGRYPLTARGDVNTYAIFAENNRTLLHPRGRLGVIVPTGIATDATTQHFFKDLVTTRSLVSLYDFENAKGIFGQVHRSYKFCLLTVAGRASRVDQAEFAFFLHDAAQLSDEEKRFTLTSDEIRLLNPNTGTCPIFRSRRDAEITLGIYRRVPILIKEGDEDGNPWGIKFMRMFDMANDSHLFRPSEANGETLESMFADGWRLEGNVLVKGEERLLPLYEAKMLHYYDHRWATYNPDGSTRELTLTEKLNPDYVVLPRYWISEADIEEKLQNKGWNHKWLLGWRDIARATDERTMIACIFPRVAVGHKLPLALAHRAELLSAIWSSYVFDFVTRQKVGATSITYFYVKQFPTLLPETFNENTPWESKDPLSSWMSTRIIELYYTSHAMKPIARDLGDEGPPFVWDENRRALIRAELDAAFFHLYGVARDDVDYIMETFPIVKRKDEAKYGEYRTKRLILEIYDAMQDAIDGRRPYRTPLDPPPGHGPRHPAR; from the coding sequence ACCGGGCGTTCCGGGAGCGGCTGGCGAAGCTGCCGGAGGGAGACGCCGCCACCACGCTCACCCGGGAACGCTGGCTCCTCGTGCTGCTCAGCGAGCTCGGCTTCGGGCGGGTGCCGTACAACCGGGGCAGCCTCCACGCGGGCGGCAAGGACTTCCCGATCTCCCACCTGTGGCACAACGTGCCGATGCACCTGCTGGGCTGGCATACCCCGCTCGACAAGAGCGTGCCCGGAGTGAGCAAGCGGGCGCCGCAGGCGATGCTCCAGGAGTTCCTCAACCTCTCCGACGACCACCTGTGGGGGGTGCTCTCCAACGGGCGGCGGCTCCGCATTCTGCGCGACTCGACCTCGCTGGTCGGCTCCGCGTACATCGAGTTCGACCTCGAGGCGATCTTCGACGGCGAGCTCTACTCCGAGTTCGTGCTGCTCTACACGCTGCTGCACGCCTCGCGCTTCGAGCTGATCGCCGGGGACGACTCGGCGCCCACCTGCGCGGACTGCTGGCTGGAGAAGTGGCGCGCGTACGCCCAGGAGACCGGGGTGCGCGCCCGCGACCAGCTCCGCAACGGCGTGAAAGAGGCCATGGAGGAGCTCGGCAGCGGCTTCCTGAGGGCCAACCCGGAGCTGCGGGAGCAGCTCGCCTCCGGCCGGCTCAGCCGCAAGGACTTCCACCACGAGCTGCTGCGCCTGGTCTACCAGCTCATCTTCATCTTCGTCGCCGAGGACCGCGGCGCACTGCTCGACCCGGCCGCTCCCCAGGAGGCCAAGGACCGCTACACGGCGTACTTCTCCAGCCGCCGCCTGCGCCGCCTGGCGGTCCGCCGCGCCGGCGACTGGCACAGCGACCTGTGGCGCTCGACCGCGATGGTGATCGCGGCGCTCGGCAGCGACAACGGCCTGCCCGAGCTCGCCCTGCCCGGGCTCGGCGGCCTGTTCTTCCGGGTGTCCGACGACCGGCGCGGCCTCACCGGCGAGCCGCGGCCCGACCAGCTGCTCCGGTGCACCCTGCCCAACAACGCGCTGCTCACCGCGGTGCGGAAGATGTGCACGGTCAGGGACAAGGACGGCCGGCCGCGCGATGTCGACTTCCAGCACCTGGGGGCCGAGGAGCTCGGCAGCGTCTACGAGTCGCTGCTGGAGCTGGAGCCGTACGCCGACACGAACGGCACCGGGCCGAGGTTCAAGCTCCGGGAGAAGGTCTCCGGGAACGACCGGAAGACCACCGGGTCGTACTACACGCCCGCACCGCTGATCGAGGCGCTGCTCGACAGCGCGCTCGACCCCGTCATCGACGAGCACGCCAAGTCCGGGAACCCCGACGACCTGTTGAAGATCACGGTGTGCGACCCGGCCTGCGGCTCCGGCCACTTCCTCGTCGCCGCGGCCCGGCGGATCGCCAAACGGTACGCGGCCATGGTGACCGGTGAGAGCGAGCCCGTGCCATCGGCCGTGCGCGAGGCGATGCGGAAGGTCGTCGCCCGGTGCATCTACGGCGTGGACATCAATCCGCTCGCCGCCGAGCTGGCCAAGGTCTCACTGTGGATCGAATCGCTCGAGCCCGGCAAGCCCCTGGCCTTCCTCGACGCGCATATCAAGGTCGGCAACTCCCTGCTGGGTGTCACGCCCGCGCTCCTGGCCCAGGGCATCCCCGACGAGGCGTTCCAGCCGATAGAGGGGGACGACAGGAAGATCGTCTCCGCGGTGCGGAAGCAGAACGCGGAGGAGCGGAGGGGCCAACAGACGCTGTTCGATTCCGGGGAGTGGATTGGGAACAAGAGGCTGGCCGAGCAGGCGCTGGCGCTGGCGGCCATGCCCGCCTCCCGGATCGCGGACGTGCGGGAGCAGGAGCGCCGGTTCCGCGAGTTCCAGAACTCCGAGGAGCTCGTCCGGGCGCGCCGCATCGCGGACGCCTGGTGTGCGGCGTTCGTCTGGCGCAAGAACGCCGACGCCCCGCCCGCGATCACCACGGATGCCCTCTGGCGGCTGCAGGCGGGCGGCACCCTGCCCGAACCGGTCGAGAAGGAACTTGACCGGCTGGTTCAGCGATACCGCTTCTTCCACTGGCACCTGGAGTTCCCGGAAATCTTCCGGGTGAACGGCTCGGCAGTGGACCTCAACCCGGACACCGGCTGGGCGGGCGGCTTCACCTGCGTGCTCGGCAATCCGCCGTGGGAGAAGGTGAAGCTCTCCGAAAAGGAGTTCTTCGCCTCCCGCGATGAGGCGATCGCCACTGCGGGCAACAAGGCGGCCCGCGAGAAACTGATCAAGGCGTTGGCCGAGTCGGAGGATGGGCGAGCGCTCTACCGGGAGTTCATCGACGCCAAACGGCAGGCCGATGGCGAAAGCCATTTCGTGCGCAGATCCGGGCGTTACCCGCTGACGGCGCGGGGAGATGTGAACACCTATGCGATCTTCGCCGAGAACAACCGGACCCTGCTCCACCCGCGCGGCCGACTCGGTGTGATCGTGCCCACCGGCATCGCCACCGACGCCACCACCCAGCACTTCTTCAAGGACCTGGTGACCACCCGCTCACTGGTCTCGCTCTATGACTTCGAGAACGCGAAGGGGATTTTCGGACAGGTACACCGGAGCTACAAGTTCTGCCTGCTCACGGTGGCGGGACGCGCTAGCCGCGTGGATCAGGCCGAGTTCGCCTTCTTCCTGCACGATGCGGCGCAATTGAGCGACGAGGAAAAGCGATTCACCCTGACATCTGATGAGATCAGGCTGCTGAATCCGAACACCGGCACCTGTCCGATTTTCCGCTCGCGTCGCGATGCTGAGATCACTCTCGGCATCTATCGCCGCGTGCCGATCTTGATCAAGGAAGGCGATGAGGACGGCAACCCGTGGGGAATCAAATTTATGCGCATGTTCGATATGGCGAACGACTCACATCTCTTCCGCCCGAGCGAGGCTAATGGGGAGACCCTGGAGAGCATGTTCGCCGACGGCTGGCGGCTGGAGGGCAACGTCCTCGTAAAGGGCGAGGAGCGCCTGCTCCCGCTGTACGAGGCCAAGATGCTCCACTACTACGACCACCGCTGGGCCACTTACAATCCCGATGGTTCCACTCGCGAACTCACCCTAACTGAAAAACTGAACCCGGATTACGTAGTACTTCCGCGCTATTGGATATCAGAGGCGGACATTGAAGAAAAGCTACAAAATAAGGGCTGGAATCACAAATGGCTATTGGGATGGCGTGACATAGCTCGGGCAACCGATGAACGAACTATGATCGCATGCATCTTTCCTCGAGTGGCGGTTGGCCACAAGCTGCCGCTCGCGCTAGCCCATAGAGCGGAGTTACTTAGCGCGATTTGGTCCAGCTATGTATTTGATTTTGTAACCCGTCAAAAGGTGGGCGCAACATCGATTACCTATTTCTATGTGAAACAATTTCCAACATTATTGCCTGAAACTTTCAACGAGAACACCCCTTGGGAATCTAAGGATCCCCTGAGTTCATGGATGTCAACACGCATAATCGAACTCTATTACACATCCCACGCAATGAAACCAATCGCACGAGATCTCGGCGATGAAGGACCGCCATTCGTATGGGACGAAAACCGGCGTGCGCTTATCCGGGCCGAGCTCGACGCAGCATTCTTCCACCTCTATGGCGTCGCTCGGGACGACGTGGACTACATCATGGAGACGTTCCCGATCGTCAAGCGCAAGGACGAGGCGAAATACGGCGAGTACCGCACCAAGCGGTTGATCTTGGAGATCTACGACGCCATGCAAGACGCAATCGATGGGCGCAGGCCGTACCGAACGCCGCTCGATCCGCCTCCCGGCCACGGTCCGCGCCACCCGGCCCGCTGA
- a CDS encoding RNA 2'-phosphotransferase has translation MDERRLVRISKYLAKHLRHRPERIGIELDAHGWVEIDALLAATAAHGFPISREELEEVVARNDKRRFMIDGDRIRANQGHTVPVDLDLPVVEPPPLLHHGTVARNLPAIRMEGLRRMGRHHVHLSPDRETARAVGARRGEPVVLVVEAGAMHAAGHEFRVSANGVWLVHHVPPQFIRFPG, from the coding sequence GTGGACGAGCGGCGGCTGGTACGGATCTCGAAGTACCTGGCCAAACACCTGCGCCACCGACCCGAGCGCATCGGCATCGAACTGGACGCGCACGGCTGGGTGGAGATCGACGCGCTGCTGGCCGCGACGGCCGCGCACGGGTTCCCGATCTCCCGGGAGGAGCTGGAGGAGGTCGTCGCCCGCAACGACAAGCGGCGCTTCATGATCGACGGCGACCGGATCCGCGCCAACCAAGGGCACACGGTGCCCGTCGACTTAGACCTGCCGGTCGTCGAGCCGCCCCCGCTGCTCCACCACGGCACGGTCGCCCGGAACCTGCCCGCCATCCGCATGGAAGGGCTCCGGCGGATGGGACGCCACCATGTGCACCTCTCCCCGGACCGCGAGACCGCCCGCGCGGTCGGAGCGCGCCGGGGCGAGCCGGTGGTGCTCGTCGTGGAGGCCGGTGCGATGCACGCGGCCGGGCATGAGTTCCGGGTGAGCGCCAACGGCGTGTGGCTCGTCCACCACGTCCCACCCCAGTTCATCCGATTCCCCGGCTGA